One Burkholderia cepacia genomic window carries:
- the sctN gene encoding type III secretion system ATPase SctN has translation MNAPLDDQQSSGDDDGATFDRGRLVGELDAGLAFFSPVSVQGRVNHAVGQILNATGIRARLGEICELRTPNQPTLLAEVVGFSRQTTLLTPLGDVAGLSPETTVVPSGREHVFPVGEGLFGRVLDGLGRPLDDRGPVTGAAWVSTQQDPPNPLARKMIDTPFPTGVRVIDGLMTLGVGQRVGIFAPSGVGKSTLLGMIARGAQADVNVIALVGERGREVREFIEHSLSPEVRARSIVVVSTSDRPAMERVKSALVATAIAEHFRDAGKRVLLLVDSLTRFARAQREVGLASGEPPTRRSFPPSTFAVLPRLLERAGQGAHGSITALYTVLVEGDEESDPIAEEVRSILDGHIVLSRKIALANRYPAIDVLASLSRVMPLVASRAHQHAAARVRELIAKYQEIELLVQIGEYREGSDRLGDLALRARDAIAAFCAQASDEDVRFDALLAKLTRLASEHV, from the coding sequence ATGAACGCGCCGCTCGACGATCAGCAATCTTCCGGCGACGACGACGGCGCAACGTTCGATCGCGGCCGCCTCGTCGGCGAGCTCGACGCGGGGCTCGCGTTCTTCTCGCCGGTGTCGGTGCAGGGGCGCGTCAATCACGCGGTCGGGCAGATCCTGAACGCGACGGGCATCCGTGCGCGGCTCGGCGAGATCTGCGAGCTGCGCACGCCGAACCAGCCGACGCTGCTCGCGGAGGTGGTCGGCTTCTCGCGGCAGACGACGTTGCTCACGCCGCTCGGCGATGTCGCCGGGCTGTCGCCGGAGACGACCGTCGTGCCGTCCGGGCGCGAGCATGTGTTTCCGGTGGGCGAAGGGCTGTTCGGCCGTGTGCTCGACGGGCTCGGCCGGCCGCTCGACGACCGCGGGCCCGTGACGGGCGCCGCGTGGGTATCGACGCAGCAGGATCCGCCGAATCCGCTCGCACGCAAGATGATCGACACGCCGTTTCCGACCGGCGTGCGCGTGATCGACGGCCTGATGACGCTCGGCGTCGGGCAGCGCGTCGGCATCTTCGCGCCGTCCGGCGTCGGCAAGAGCACGCTGCTCGGGATGATCGCGCGCGGCGCGCAGGCCGACGTGAACGTGATCGCGCTCGTCGGCGAGCGTGGCCGCGAGGTGCGCGAATTCATCGAGCACAGCCTGTCGCCGGAGGTGCGCGCACGGTCGATCGTCGTCGTGTCGACGTCCGATCGCCCCGCGATGGAGCGCGTGAAATCCGCACTGGTCGCGACCGCGATCGCCGAGCATTTCCGCGATGCGGGCAAGCGCGTGTTGCTGCTCGTCGATTCGCTGACGCGGTTCGCGCGCGCGCAGCGCGAGGTCGGCCTCGCGAGCGGCGAGCCGCCGACGCGGCGCAGCTTTCCGCCGTCGACGTTCGCGGTGCTGCCGCGCCTGCTCGAACGCGCGGGCCAGGGCGCGCACGGGTCGATCACCGCGCTCTACACGGTGCTTGTCGAAGGCGACGAGGAATCGGACCCGATCGCCGAGGAAGTGCGCTCGATCCTCGACGGCCACATCGTGCTGTCGCGCAAGATCGCGCTCGCGAACCGCTATCCGGCGATCGACGTGCTCGCGAGCCTGTCGCGCGTGATGCCGCTCGTCGCGAGCCGCGCGCACCAGCATGCGGCCGCGCGCGTGCGCGAGCTGATCGCGAAGTACCAGGAGATCGAGCTGCTGGTGCAGATCGGCGAGTATCGCGAAGGCAGCGACCGGCTCGGCGATCTCGCGCTGCGGGCGCGCGACGCGATCGCCGCGTTCTGCGCGCAGGCGTCGGACGAGGACGTGCGCTTCGACGCGCTGCTCGCGAAGCTGACGAGGCTGGCGAGCGAGCATGTCTGA
- the sctT gene encoding type III secretion system export apparatus subunit SctT produces the protein MLDQAAGFNDVAGMLRPLLYVMPRLLPIMFVVPVFNEQIVTGLVRNGIAVVIAAFVAPTIDAAQVAALPFLMWCLLVAKEAMVGMLLAGAFSAVLFAIQGVGYLIDFQTGSGSAAFFDPMGGHEGGPTSGFLNFVAIALFVTAGGLQVLVQLLAQSYAWWPIGSLGPDFSSMLQTFVVRQTDTIFDWMVKLSAPVVIVLVLVELGIGLVGRAVPQLNIFVFAQPVKSVLAMLMMMLFLPVVYASLHALLSPDSGLMALLRALFAPHGAT, from the coding sequence ATGCTAGACCAGGCCGCGGGCTTCAACGACGTCGCCGGCATGCTGCGGCCGCTGCTCTACGTGATGCCGCGCCTGTTGCCGATCATGTTCGTCGTGCCGGTGTTCAACGAGCAGATCGTCACGGGCCTCGTGCGCAACGGGATCGCGGTCGTGATCGCCGCGTTCGTCGCGCCGACGATCGATGCCGCGCAGGTGGCCGCGCTGCCGTTCCTGATGTGGTGCCTGCTCGTCGCGAAGGAGGCGATGGTCGGCATGCTGCTCGCGGGGGCGTTCAGCGCGGTGCTGTTCGCGATCCAGGGCGTCGGCTACCTGATCGACTTCCAGACCGGCAGCGGCAGCGCCGCGTTCTTCGATCCGATGGGCGGGCACGAGGGCGGCCCGACCTCTGGATTCCTGAATTTCGTCGCGATCGCTCTGTTCGTCACGGCGGGCGGCTTGCAGGTGCTCGTGCAACTGCTCGCGCAGTCGTACGCATGGTGGCCGATCGGCTCGCTCGGCCCCGATTTCTCGTCGATGCTGCAGACCTTCGTGGTGCGTCAGACCGACACGATCTTCGACTGGATGGTGAAGCTCTCGGCGCCGGTCGTGATCGTGCTGGTGCTCGTCGAGCTCGGCATCGGCCTCGTCGGGCGCGCGGTGCCGCAGCTCAACATCTTCGTGTTCGCGCAGCCGGTGAAGAGTGTGCTAGCGATGCTGATGATGATGCTGTTCCTGCCGGTCGTGTATGCGTCGCTGCATGCGCTGCTGAGCCCCGACAGCGGATTGATGGCGCTGCTGCGCGCGCTGTTCGCGCCGCACGGCGCAACCTGA
- a CDS encoding SctK family type III secretion system sorting platform protein, whose amino-acid sequence MSDPRTFVAAGDPAAGDPAAGDPAAGDPAPGAAPLPWLQPLAPPPAARRAAFHRLVCDFNLRPDRYLHVTRVPADWPARYRSPDAFGPAGQKLVARHLLDAHDVAGRHDFDAANPCARLALLPGAALEQLASYAGLLLHRAWLRDALAGRRIRAEVAARLGGDALELVLERAPEFGALAETLEPWRADPAALPVVIRARGGRLLADFIGVAGDAVARRVRLKFNRAIDDEAPYWLNRAQRDQFGELLFLFLIPERLASWDWLF is encoded by the coding sequence ATGAGCGATCCGCGCACGTTTGTGGCGGCCGGCGATCCGGCGGCAGGCGATCCTGCGGCCGGCGATCCGGCGGCAGGCGACCCTGCGCCCGGCGCCGCGCCGCTGCCGTGGCTGCAGCCGCTCGCGCCGCCGCCCGCGGCGCGCCGCGCCGCGTTCCACCGGCTCGTATGCGACTTCAACCTGCGTCCCGACCGTTATCTGCACGTGACGCGCGTGCCGGCCGACTGGCCCGCGCGCTACCGGTCGCCGGACGCGTTCGGCCCGGCCGGGCAAAAGCTGGTCGCGCGCCACTTGCTCGACGCGCACGACGTGGCCGGCCGCCACGACTTTGACGCCGCGAACCCGTGCGCGCGGCTCGCGCTGCTGCCCGGCGCGGCGCTCGAGCAGCTTGCTTCCTATGCGGGGCTGCTGCTGCATCGCGCATGGCTGCGCGACGCGCTGGCCGGGCGGCGCATTCGCGCGGAAGTCGCGGCGCGGCTCGGCGGCGATGCGCTCGAACTCGTGCTCGAACGCGCGCCGGAATTCGGTGCGCTCGCCGAAACGCTCGAACCGTGGCGCGCCGATCCCGCCGCGCTGCCGGTCGTGATCCGCGCGCGCGGCGGGCGGCTGCTCGCGGATTTCATCGGCGTGGCCGGCGACGCGGTCGCGCGGCGCGTGCGCCTGAAATTCAACCGCGCGATCGACGACGAGGCGCCGTACTGGCTGAACCGCGCGCAGCGCGACCAGTTCGGCGAACTGCTGTTCCTGTTTCTGATTCCCGAGAGGCTTGCGTCATGGGACTGGCTTTTCTGA
- the sctL gene encoding type III secretion system stator protein SctL, producing the protein MGLAFLITSDNLQLLSERKVLKEREYAALLDASAVIATAHEEAARIVADAQREFDRRQAAGYDEGMRRAQREQAAQAYTQALAATRTMETMKDAMADIVVKAVRAIVGEMSTQKLYEAALTRIAPLVRDEAFLVVHVAPGRKDEMSDALDGAFAGQSNRQKIRIVEDAQLERHACTVETPSGRIDASLDLQIDALRQAIRRDALTGAAR; encoded by the coding sequence ATGGGACTGGCTTTTCTGATCACGAGCGACAACCTGCAGCTGCTGTCGGAGCGCAAGGTGCTGAAGGAGCGCGAATACGCGGCGCTGCTCGACGCGTCCGCGGTGATCGCGACCGCGCATGAAGAGGCGGCGCGCATCGTCGCCGACGCGCAGCGCGAATTCGACAGGCGCCAGGCGGCCGGCTACGACGAAGGCATGCGCCGCGCGCAGCGCGAGCAGGCCGCGCAGGCCTACACGCAGGCGCTCGCCGCCACGCGCACGATGGAGACGATGAAGGATGCGATGGCCGATATCGTCGTGAAGGCCGTGCGCGCGATCGTCGGCGAGATGAGCACGCAGAAGCTGTACGAGGCCGCGCTTACGCGGATCGCGCCGCTCGTGCGCGACGAGGCGTTCCTGGTCGTGCACGTCGCGCCCGGCCGCAAGGACGAGATGAGCGACGCGCTCGACGGCGCGTTTGCCGGGCAGTCGAACCGGCAGAAGATCCGCATCGTCGAGGACGCGCAGCTCGAACGCCACGCGTGCACGGTCGAGACGCCGTCCGGCCGGATCGACGCGAGCCTCGACCTGCAGATCGACGCGCTGCGCCAGGCAATCCGCCGCGATGCGCTGACGGGCGCCGCGCGATGA